One genomic segment of Gaiellales bacterium includes these proteins:
- a CDS encoding cytochrome c biogenesis protein CcdA — protein MDLTLIAVAAVAGLATFLSPCVLPVLPVVAAASTTGGRRRPLGIAAGLAVAFVVFTLLASRVLSALGLPQDLLRNIAIGLLAVAGIALLVPGVGDALGRAFQPLAARAGGRLAHGDGFWSGVALGGGLALVWTPCAGPILAAVTALSAEKRISAELVAITIAYAAGATLPLFGLALLGHRAGGYLSGVRRSGLVVRRVSGAVLIAAAYLFTTDVPTQLAAAAPGYVSSIQKVERSHGVTGDLRHLTASSANAPSAVAAGSSPDRLRNYGPAPDFAKITRWINTPGSRPLTLRQLRGKVVLVDFWTYSCVNCIRTLPYLKAWYARYHRDGLVVVGVHTPEFAFEHVVANVQRAVREHGIRYPVAVDDRYGTWDAWANQYWPADYLIDRNGDVRDAHFGEGGYTQTQNDIRRLLGEKGSGPMAKAEGAITPSTQVETPETYLGTYRAQAYTQHLQPNVDADYGAPVSAPTNAVELAGHWRVESHQIVAGAGAKLLFEYVAPRIYVVAAPPKTGPVTLGVSVDGSPDAAVHVPDDDLYQLAHMPTAGPHKLVLSVPAGTSLYSFTFG, from the coding sequence GTGGATCTGACGCTGATCGCGGTCGCGGCTGTCGCCGGGCTTGCGACGTTCCTCTCGCCGTGCGTGCTGCCGGTGCTGCCGGTGGTGGCCGCCGCGTCGACCACGGGCGGACGCCGCCGCCCGCTCGGCATCGCCGCCGGCCTCGCGGTCGCGTTCGTGGTCTTCACCCTGCTCGCGTCGCGCGTGCTCTCGGCGCTCGGGCTGCCGCAGGACCTGCTCCGCAACATCGCCATCGGCCTGCTCGCCGTGGCCGGCATCGCGCTGCTCGTGCCGGGCGTGGGGGACGCGCTCGGCCGCGCCTTCCAGCCGCTCGCGGCGCGGGCCGGCGGCCGGCTCGCACATGGGGACGGGTTCTGGTCGGGCGTTGCGCTAGGGGGCGGCCTCGCGCTCGTATGGACGCCGTGCGCAGGGCCGATCCTGGCCGCCGTGACCGCGCTCAGCGCCGAGAAGCGGATCTCGGCCGAGCTCGTCGCGATCACGATCGCCTACGCCGCCGGCGCCACCCTGCCGCTGTTCGGGCTGGCCCTGCTCGGCCACCGCGCCGGCGGATATCTCTCGGGCGTGCGCCGCAGCGGCCTCGTCGTCCGGCGCGTCTCCGGCGCCGTCCTGATCGCGGCCGCCTACCTGTTCACGACCGACGTCCCCACCCAGCTCGCCGCCGCCGCGCCGGGGTACGTCTCGTCGATCCAGAAGGTCGAGCGCTCCCATGGCGTCACCGGCGACCTGCGCCACCTGACCGCGTCGTCCGCCAACGCCCCGTCGGCCGTTGCCGCCGGAAGCTCGCCCGACCGGCTGCGCAACTACGGCCCGGCGCCGGACTTCGCCAAGATCACGAGGTGGATCAACACGCCGGGCTCACGCCCCCTGACGCTCCGGCAGCTGCGCGGCAAGGTCGTCCTCGTCGACTTCTGGACGTACTCGTGCGTCAACTGCATCCGCACGCTGCCGTACCTGAAGGCGTGGTATGCCCGCTACCACCGTGACGGCCTCGTCGTGGTCGGCGTGCACACGCCGGAGTTCGCGTTCGAGCACGTCGTCGCGAACGTCCAGCGGGCGGTGCGCGAGCACGGCATCCGCTACCCGGTGGCGGTCGACGACAGGTACGGCACCTGGGACGCCTGGGCCAACCAGTACTGGCCGGCCGACTACCTGATCGACCGCAACGGCGATGTTCGCGACGCCCACTTCGGCGAGGGCGGCTACACGCAGACCCAGAATGACATCCGCAGGCTCCTCGGCGAGAAGGGGAGCGGCCCGATGGCGAAGGCCGAGGGGGCGATCACCCCGTCGACCCAGGTCGAGACGCCCGAGACCTACCTCGGCACCTACCGCGCCCAGGCCTACACGCAGCACCTGCAGCCGAACGTCGACGCCGACTATGGCGCGCCGGTCTCGGCGCCGACGAACGCGGTCGAGCTGGCCGGCCACTGGCGGGTGGAGAGCCACCAGATCGTCGCCGGCGCCGGGGCGAAGCTCCTGTTCGAGTACGTCGCGCCGCGGATCTACGTGGTCGCGGCGCCGCCGAAGACCGGCCCGGTGACCCTCGGCGTGTCGGTCGACGGGTCGCCCGACGCGGCGGTGCACGTGCCCGACGACGACCTGTACCAGCTGGCCCATATGCCGACCGCCGGGCCGCACAAGCTCGTGCTCTCCGTGCCGGCCGGCACCTCGCTCTACTCGTTCACGTTCGGGTAG